One genomic segment of Dehalogenimonas alkenigignens includes these proteins:
- a CDS encoding PAS domain S-box protein — MEDKYFYRQIVDEIPLPLYVFQDGELKFINQAFVDFSGYSRDEISKMLFIDLIHPEDKDDVIRMTKLALSGKLDNLPQEPEFRIVRKDGEVKLVRIRPRLIEHNCQPAILGVARENFPSTRTH; from the coding sequence ATGGAAGATAAGTACTTTTATCGTCAGATTGTCGATGAAATTCCCTTACCCCTATATGTTTTTCAGGATGGTGAGCTGAAATTTATTAACCAGGCTTTTGTTGATTTTTCGGGGTATAGCCGTGATGAAATCTCTAAAATGCTATTTATCGATTTAATCCATCCTGAGGATAAAGACGACGTAATAAGGATGACAAAACTTGCTCTATCAGGCAAACTTGACAACCTTCCGCAAGAACCTGAATTCAGGATTGTCCGAAAGGATGGCGAGGTCAAACTCGTTCGCATCCGGCCGCGTTTAATCGAGCACAATTGCCAGCCAGCAATCTTGGGCGTAGCAAGGGAAAATTTTCCGTCCACCAGAACTCATTAA
- a CDS encoding histidine kinase N-terminal 7TM domain-containing protein: MSGAYSYNPEAWPALVTVILTGILGWYGWQRRKYTIAKPFILLCLFSFLWAVGCLLEILAIEFSDKIFWIKFQGVWQLPEATTWLWFVLEFAGFNRWLTPRTLWLMFSPSLFFFLVIITNSNHHLLWKDFLMGDHVVQVFGIANWIVIGYACVLVLIIVAILIGLAIRSPQLRLAATAMLSGMVIAFGTYIWFNINTEIFGPGERILSTMGILSLSFSLALFQFHALDPVPLARSTVIEQMDDGMLVLDAQGRIVDLNESAARIFDNPPQNLLLSPVVDFLPGYPTLTVASSGVSPTEIRTRDGTSHYFNVGLTPLKDKRDNIVGRLLLFRDISAQKEAEDQLLDQQRLVATLQERERLARELHDGVAQVLGYMGIQAQTALKLLNEGNTEKVSPILRRLVEVAKDAHADIRESILNLRPNSVGEWSFVSALTQYLRNFENNYEIRTELILRETDKLSIKPLVGAQVLRVIQEALNNSRKHGDAKNIKVTIQTNRDGKIVIHVTDDGNGFDINMLNQQSGTHLGLAFMVERMRSIGGSMAIDSKSGSGTFVKLEVPVTA, translated from the coding sequence ATGAGTGGGGCATATTCCTACAACCCGGAAGCTTGGCCTGCACTCGTTACGGTTATCCTGACAGGTATTCTCGGTTGGTATGGCTGGCAAAGACGCAAATATACTATTGCCAAACCCTTCATACTGTTGTGTTTGTTTTCTTTTTTATGGGCGGTAGGCTGCTTACTTGAAATATTAGCAATCGAATTTTCCGACAAAATATTCTGGATTAAATTCCAGGGAGTCTGGCAATTACCTGAAGCAACCACTTGGTTGTGGTTTGTTCTGGAATTTGCCGGCTTTAACCGATGGCTGACTCCCCGCACCTTGTGGCTCATGTTCTCGCCTAGCCTTTTCTTTTTCTTGGTGATAATCACGAATTCTAATCATCATCTTCTCTGGAAGGATTTCCTGATGGGAGATCACGTTGTACAGGTGTTTGGCATAGCCAATTGGATTGTTATTGGTTATGCTTGTGTTTTAGTTCTGATTATAGTTGCAATCCTAATAGGGTTGGCGATCCGGTCTCCACAACTTCGCCTGGCGGCGACAGCTATGTTGTCGGGTATGGTCATCGCCTTTGGAACCTATATATGGTTTAACATAAATACTGAGATTTTTGGCCCCGGGGAACGAATTTTGTCTACAATGGGGATCCTATCCTTGTCATTCTCCTTAGCTCTTTTTCAGTTCCATGCTTTGGATCCCGTCCCCTTGGCGCGTTCCACCGTTATTGAGCAAATGGACGACGGGATGCTTGTACTTGATGCCCAGGGAAGAATCGTCGACCTAAATGAATCGGCAGCTCGAATTTTCGATAACCCACCGCAAAATTTACTCTTAAGCCCGGTCGTCGACTTTTTACCAGGTTATCCAACATTAACGGTCGCATCCAGCGGTGTTTCACCAACGGAAATTAGAACGAGAGATGGTACTTCTCATTATTTCAATGTTGGTCTGACACCTTTAAAAGATAAACGCGATAATATTGTGGGGCGATTGTTGCTGTTTCGCGATATCTCAGCACAAAAAGAAGCTGAAGACCAACTCCTGGATCAACAACGACTAGTGGCTACGCTTCAAGAGCGTGAACGCTTAGCTCGTGAACTGCACGATGGCGTTGCGCAGGTATTGGGATACATGGGTATCCAGGCGCAGACAGCGTTAAAATTGTTGAACGAGGGCAACACCGAAAAAGTAAGCCCGATATTAAGACGGTTAGTTGAAGTCGCCAAAGATGCCCACGCAGACATAAGAGAGTCCATTTTGAACCTGAGGCCGAATTCGGTGGGGGAATGGTCTTTCGTTTCTGCGCTAACCCAATATCTGCGCAACTTCGAGAATAATTATGAAATCCGCACTGAACTTATACTTCGGGAAACCGATAAACTTTCAATCAAGCCCCTTGTAGGAGCGCAAGTGTTAAGAGTGATACAGGAGGCGCTCAATAACTCTCGCAAGCACGGCGATGCCAAAAACATAAAAGTTACAATCCAAACAAACAGGGACGGCAAAATCGTTATTCATGTTACCGACGACGGAAATGGGTTTGATATTAATATGCTGAACCAACAGTCGGGTACCCACCTTGGCCTGGCTTTTATGGTAGAACGAATGCGATCGATCGGAGGATCAATGGCGATCGATTCTAAATCCGGATCAGGCACCTTCGTAAAGCTCGAAGTGCCGGTAACAGCTTAA
- a CDS encoding superinfection immunity protein has product MRWEWAPMGWFFDSWFGIIVFVISLAVYALPTIIAVAQHHHNALAIILVNFFLGWTFLGWVAALIWAVKK; this is encoded by the coding sequence ATGCGCTGGGAATGGGCTCCCATGGGTTGGTTCTTCGATAGCTGGTTTGGCATTATAGTTTTTGTTATCAGTCTAGCAGTGTATGCTTTACCCACAATAATCGCTGTCGCCCAGCATCATCACAACGCCTTAGCAATTATTTTGGTTAACTTTTTCTTGGGTTGGACTTTCCTCGGCTGGGTGGCGGCTTTGATTTGGGCGGTAAAGAAATAG
- a CDS encoding c-type cytochrome, translating into MRTPSMQPSLIYRGLIVVPVVSLLMAFSGCGSTPPTTTTTTTKPTTTTVAATFAQLAQSGQVIYAAKCASCHGDNGQGVRAPALWGPNSHLSDLGNAQLLLNYTSSAMPPGSASSLSRQNHIDIVCYLLIQNNAVTGSAPYSEAQLSSIILR; encoded by the coding sequence ATGAGAACACCATCTATGCAACCGTCACTTATTTATCGGGGATTAATAGTTGTTCCGGTAGTATCTCTCCTTATGGCATTTTCTGGCTGCGGTTCAACTCCACCTACGACGACGACTACTACTACCAAACCCACCACGACCACGGTAGCTGCCACTTTTGCTCAACTAGCTCAAAGTGGGCAAGTGATTTATGCCGCCAAATGTGCCAGTTGCCACGGTGATAATGGACAAGGTGTAAGAGCTCCCGCGCTTTGGGGACCGAACTCCCATTTATCTGATCTTGGTAATGCTCAACTACTGCTTAACTACACCTCGAGCGCGATGCCGCCGGGTTCAGCAAGTAGCCTTTCGCGGCAGAATCACATTGATATAGTCTGTTACCTGCTTATCCAAAATAATGCAGTAACAGGTAGTGCGCCATATAGCGAGGCTCAGTTAAGCAGCATTATTCTAAGATAG
- a CDS encoding response regulator transcription factor, whose protein sequence is MKVLLVDDNRLMIEGLQNMLDAHGIEVAGTATDGLQSLELVRRLKPDVVLMDIRMPLCDGLCATRLIKAEMPESRIVILTTSTEETDLFEAIKAGACGYLLKSMDASELVEALEQANLGVPPFSPNMAMKLLNEFARLSNKAQPEIPASQMPKAPIPESKLNPREIEVLKFVAAGLTYKEVGARLNLSPRTIKYHMSEIMARLHLENRAQVLAFAGQSNLWSAQPKK, encoded by the coding sequence ATGAAAGTGTTGCTGGTCGATGACAACCGGTTGATGATTGAAGGGCTGCAAAATATGCTCGACGCCCATGGCATCGAAGTTGCTGGTACAGCCACTGACGGACTTCAGTCACTGGAACTTGTCCGCCGGCTCAAACCGGACGTCGTTCTCATGGACATACGTATGCCTCTTTGCGACGGGCTTTGTGCCACCCGCCTGATCAAAGCAGAGATGCCCGAATCCAGGATAGTCATATTAACTACCTCCACAGAAGAGACCGACCTGTTTGAGGCCATTAAAGCCGGGGCTTGTGGTTACCTGTTAAAAAGTATGGACGCATCGGAGTTGGTGGAAGCGCTGGAACAAGCAAACCTTGGAGTGCCCCCTTTTTCTCCCAATATGGCCATGAAACTCCTAAATGAATTTGCTAGGCTTAGCAATAAAGCTCAACCAGAAATTCCAGCGAGCCAGATGCCTAAAGCACCGATACCTGAGTCGAAGTTGAATCCCAGGGAGATTGAAGTTTTAAAGTTCGTTGCGGCTGGATTGACATACAAAGAGGTCGGAGCAAGGCTTAACCTCAGCCCCCGTACCATTAAATACCATATGTCTGAGATTATGGCCCGTTTGCATTTGGAGAACCGGGCTCAAGTGCTGGCCTTTGCCGGGCAATCAAACCTGTGGAGTGCCCAGCCTAAGAAGTAA
- a CDS encoding BTAD domain-containing putative transcriptional regulator, producing MEIESLLNSGQFAEAATQVKAIAGELLRRGEFAPLVDILSRIPSSLKQADNDLGLILAQSLIHTGEVHQAGIILTRIIDNHPEDGRVNETLINAYIWRSAAHRLAGNLRNAIIDAELALSRLRKTKNYPFIASAQFRLGNALFYSGNLEKAIKHFQLALKYSADGFDLDLIARIQNSLGAAYLRRGDMTSAAVHFEHACAGWAKTKNFGALAATQINLAYFCQRQGQSERALTILVTALGHARAAGSKRIEANILTAMGIAQRDLGDFVNSLLSLDSALAVALDAMEQYFILWAKAEMGDTYRRMGQYSKAVQILTEAVSQANEQSQTSDADIFSVSLGIAKFQEGDNIGGVEILSSTASRLESGGDQDALARCYLFLAHCSFVGKDFDSAKTWLGKTAVLADKLEYDGFLSTDGADFPLLLHFAASKQIGGEHFVRAQHQLRKRMASQISVITDPATDPNRSSIEVYAFGSTRVWICSNPVGEAEWRSVRAKELFIYLLCHPMQTADQIMTALWPELSPSRALGNFHTALYRARRATSPGVITTNGGRYSVCEDLNVYCDFIDFLKLSTPKVSTETEAIYLERLAQAINLYRGPFMEGFQAEWIEELRREYEAKYLQLLSTVAGHYRLRGDHHKAIPMLEKAIAIDSYQDDLYCELAENHIALGDRLSALKVYQQYKSTVANEIDSDTPSRILEIIKPVSV from the coding sequence ATGGAAATTGAGTCGCTCCTGAATTCAGGGCAATTCGCTGAAGCCGCTACCCAGGTAAAAGCGATCGCTGGTGAGCTGTTGCGTAGGGGCGAATTCGCTCCTCTTGTTGATATTCTAAGCAGAATCCCATCTAGCTTGAAACAAGCTGATAATGACCTGGGTTTGATCTTGGCGCAGAGTCTAATCCACACCGGGGAGGTTCATCAGGCTGGCATCATTTTAACCCGGATTATCGACAATCACCCCGAAGACGGCCGAGTCAATGAAACGCTTATAAACGCCTATATTTGGCGGAGTGCGGCGCATCGGTTGGCTGGTAATTTGCGCAATGCCATCATTGACGCCGAATTAGCCTTATCGAGGCTAAGAAAAACAAAGAACTACCCATTCATCGCCAGCGCGCAGTTCAGGCTTGGGAATGCGCTGTTCTATTCTGGCAACCTTGAAAAAGCAATCAAACACTTTCAACTCGCATTAAAGTATTCTGCCGATGGCTTTGACCTAGACCTTATCGCCAGAATTCAGAATTCCCTTGGTGCGGCATATCTTAGACGCGGTGATATGACTTCAGCAGCCGTCCATTTTGAACACGCCTGCGCTGGATGGGCAAAGACGAAAAACTTCGGAGCCTTGGCAGCCACACAAATCAATCTTGCCTATTTTTGCCAACGTCAAGGGCAATCAGAACGGGCTTTAACGATCCTTGTAACGGCCTTAGGCCATGCCCGGGCTGCCGGTTCGAAGCGCATCGAGGCTAATATACTCACTGCAATGGGGATTGCCCAGCGGGACCTCGGTGATTTCGTTAATTCCCTTTTATCACTTGATTCAGCTTTAGCGGTTGCACTTGATGCAATGGAACAATACTTTATCTTATGGGCTAAGGCGGAAATGGGTGATACATATCGTCGGATGGGACAATACTCCAAAGCCGTCCAGATATTAACTGAAGCAGTGTCTCAGGCTAACGAGCAGTCTCAAACTTCTGATGCTGATATTTTCAGTGTCAGTCTGGGTATAGCAAAATTCCAGGAAGGTGACAATATCGGCGGAGTTGAGATTTTGTCTAGCACCGCCTCGAGGCTGGAAAGTGGTGGCGACCAGGATGCCTTAGCTCGATGCTATCTCTTTTTAGCTCACTGTTCATTCGTCGGAAAGGATTTCGACTCCGCGAAAACCTGGTTGGGGAAAACAGCTGTTTTGGCGGACAAACTGGAATATGATGGATTCTTATCAACCGATGGCGCGGATTTCCCATTATTGCTCCATTTCGCCGCTTCTAAACAGATCGGTGGTGAGCATTTTGTTCGAGCTCAGCACCAACTTCGTAAAAGAATGGCTTCACAGATCAGCGTTATAACGGATCCCGCCACCGATCCGAACCGGAGCAGTATCGAAGTATATGCCTTTGGGAGTACAAGAGTCTGGATTTGTTCTAATCCAGTTGGTGAGGCGGAATGGCGTAGTGTCCGGGCTAAAGAACTGTTCATCTACCTGTTATGCCATCCAATGCAAACGGCAGATCAGATTATGACTGCACTGTGGCCGGAACTCTCACCAAGCCGAGCTCTCGGTAACTTCCATACGGCTCTGTATCGAGCACGTAGGGCAACTTCCCCCGGCGTCATCACTACAAACGGCGGCCGCTACAGTGTATGTGAAGACCTCAATGTTTACTGTGATTTCATTGATTTCCTGAAACTCTCCACCCCAAAAGTATCGACTGAAACCGAGGCAATTTACCTGGAACGCCTGGCACAAGCGATCAATCTATATCGAGGACCGTTTATGGAAGGATTTCAGGCTGAATGGATTGAAGAGCTTCGTCGAGAGTACGAGGCAAAATACCTACAGTTGCTTAGCACTGTCGCTGGTCATTACCGCCTTCGTGGTGATCACCATAAGGCAATCCCTATGCTTGAAAAGGCAATCGCGATAGATAGTTACCAGGATGATCTATACTGCGAACTGGCCGAAAATCATATCGCTTTAGGTGACCGGCTATCAGCTCTAAAGGTATACCAGCAGTACAAATCGACGGTCGCCAACGAGATCGATTCTGACACTCCGTCTCGAATCTTAGAGATCATCAAACCAGTTTCTGTATAA
- a CDS encoding beta strand repeat-containing protein gives MTLTGATLNGSISNSNGSLVTCSFQYGTSTSYGSTTSPLISMYDNGNFSATITGLTDGVTYHYRARGYDYSIQGYVYGEDKTFTPRHNFLTTDSATLVFNTGATLNGSLNNADGSNVACYFQYGTTTTYGSSTQSFSQGLYANGSFSRAITGLIEGTTYHYRAAAYIYGTGEYVYGQDMTFVAEGPPIYTVTFNGNGGGTPDPTSKYVTYGADYGTLATVSRTGYSFAGWFTDPSAGSQVTTTTTVTITVNQTLYAHWTPNTYTVTFNSNGGSTPSPTFKNVTYGSTYGTLPTVSRTGYTFAGWFTDPSGNVEITASTSLTIALNHTLYAHWTANNYTVTFNATSGGTPSPASKTVTYGSPYGTLATVSRTGYTFNGWFTDATTGTEVTAASTVTSAANHTLYAHWTASTYTVTFDSNGGGTPSPTSKTVTYGSTYGTLATVSRTGYTFNGWFTDATTGTLIESTTSVAITSPQTLYAHWTVTNYTVTIICSPTAGGSVSPAGGTYTAGTFISLTPIASTGWSFSGWSGDVVIAFPMSSPLTFTMPARDVTLYASFTQNDYVVYTSVGTGSGSIVPNMAVKHYGDSVSMTAVPSVGYHLVNWSGDFTGTENPISFSMPASDVHITANFAIDTYTVSFDSTGGSPVTSQTLDIGSLVTRPANPSCSGYVFAGWYKDADCTDDWDFGTDTVSDNITLYARWAVFDQGIDATGNSFYMWDGSLAQTFTAGRTGGLYMVSCFLSNGSAFTLNVEIQGVTGSKPNGTVLTSSTANVSASPTTQRWVEVVFATPYPVTAGQQYAIVWKNLPFSANINFYYSKTDAYTGGEALVLNGSSWESATGPDFVFRTFILSSPGISVSPTSGLVTTESGGTAFFTVRLGSEPTTDVTIALSSSDTSEGAVSPASLTFTPANWDTPQVVTVTGVDDTTIDGEVAYQIITATAVSTDPAYNGLNPANVSVTNTDNDLPSYDLTINTTGSGSVIRNPNQAAYEEDTSVQLTAVPAVGWHFVGWTGDLTGTDNPKSVTMTSNKTVTASFAIDTYTVTFDSNGGGTPDPTSKTVTYGSTYGALATVSRGGYTFDGWFTAASGGTEVTAATSVAITSPQTLYAHWTANNVAPEAVNDTAIVNEDSSDNIINVKGNDIDVEGNTLTVTAVGAAANGTATLDTGVVKYTPTTNYFGADSFIYTISDGNGGFDTATVSITVNSVNDLPTISDITDQTINEDANTGALAFTVGDVETAAGSLTLGGSSSNTGLVPNANIVFGGSGANRTVTVTPVANGFGTATITVTVTDANSGTAQDTFVLTVNSVNDLPALSGTFASQTVDYSDPITSGTVIATDVDSMELEINGLPANVTASSPTISGTGTWTDPRVYTWTISGLADVASGSCQIKVTDGSTPVNGPTITVDKEDATISFDPNNIVANLVHEDGGDNSAFVWHITITQANDGHLGELSKIAAADISLSFKAVGSGTGYTMTATDFKPSTGIATFNVPISVLNVETYTGEVSLSNNWFKAITAENVLVVYDPSLGFASGGGWFYWPGTTDKTNFGFTMKYNNKGQQVQGSLLLIRHMPDGSIYRIKSNALYGLALNTVTGVATFSGKCTYLYPNPIPGADPINVGGQEFMIYVDDNNDPGDGIDRIWFTVLGQSFSLDNGNNLADVSEIQPIVSGNIVVPHIAAGQSTNPTVTSITPNIGVKGATITVVITGTGFTENVKVSFGSGITVTNLVVNSDIQITVTITISSKAKSGTRDVTVTTASGSGTLAETFTVT, from the coding sequence GTGACTCTGACTGGCGCGACATTGAATGGTTCAATTAGTAACTCAAATGGTTCGTTGGTAACCTGCTCATTTCAGTATGGAACGAGCACTTCATATGGAAGCACCACTTCACCTTTGATATCGATGTATGACAATGGGAACTTTTCCGCGACAATCACTGGTCTGACCGATGGGGTTACGTATCATTACCGGGCGCGAGGATATGATTATTCAATACAAGGCTACGTTTACGGGGAAGATAAAACCTTTACTCCGCGGCATAACTTTTTGACCACGGACAGCGCAACGTTAGTGTTTAATACTGGGGCAACGCTGAACGGTTCACTCAACAACGCTGACGGTAGTAACGTTGCCTGCTACTTCCAGTATGGGACAACTACTACATACGGTAGCAGCACACAGTCATTTTCCCAAGGCCTATACGCCAATGGCAGCTTTTCTCGTGCCATCACCGGCCTGATTGAAGGAACTACCTATCACTACAGAGCGGCTGCTTACATTTACGGAACAGGTGAATACGTTTATGGGCAGGATATGACATTCGTTGCGGAAGGGCCTCCAATTTATACAGTTACCTTTAATGGCAATGGCGGTGGCACTCCTGACCCGACAAGCAAGTACGTTACTTATGGTGCGGATTATGGCACCTTAGCCACGGTAAGCCGAACCGGTTATAGCTTTGCAGGCTGGTTTACAGACCCTAGTGCTGGCAGCCAGGTTACCACTACAACCACCGTAACGATCACGGTCAATCAAACTCTCTACGCTCACTGGACACCCAATACTTACACCGTTACCTTCAATAGCAACGGCGGCAGTACGCCATCTCCAACATTCAAGAACGTGACCTATGGTTCCACCTACGGCACACTACCTACGGTAAGCCGCACCGGCTACACCTTTGCTGGCTGGTTTACTGATCCAAGCGGTAATGTCGAAATTACAGCGTCAACTAGCTTAACTATAGCGCTTAATCACACTCTTTACGCTCACTGGACAGCCAACAACTATACCGTTACTTTTAATGCCACCAGTGGCGGTACACCTTCTCCTGCTAGTAAAACCGTAACTTATGGCTCGCCCTACGGTACTCTAGCCACTGTCTCTCGCACTGGTTATACATTCAATGGTTGGTTTACCGATGCGACTACCGGTACAGAAGTTACTGCTGCGAGCACCGTAACTTCTGCGGCCAACCACACCCTTTACGCCCATTGGACGGCCAGCACCTATACGGTTACCTTCGACAGCAATGGTGGCGGCACACCTTCTCCTACTAGCAAGACCGTAACATACGGCTCGACTTATGGCACCCTAGCCACTGTCTCCCGCACTGGCTATACATTCAATGGTTGGTTTACCGATGCGACCACCGGTACCCTGATCGAAAGCACCACCTCCGTTGCCATCACCAGCCCGCAGACCCTGTACGCCCATTGGACGGTTACCAACTATACCGTTACCATAATCTGTAGCCCCACTGCAGGCGGCAGTGTCAGCCCGGCGGGCGGGACCTATACAGCCGGGACTTTCATCTCCCTCACGCCTATCGCAAGTACCGGTTGGAGCTTCAGCGGCTGGAGTGGGGACGTCGTCATCGCGTTTCCTATGTCTAGCCCCCTGACATTCACTATGCCGGCAAGGGATGTTACTCTCTATGCCAGCTTTACTCAGAACGACTACGTGGTCTATACCTCTGTTGGCACCGGGAGTGGAAGTATCGTGCCGAATATGGCGGTCAAACACTACGGTGACTCGGTTTCTATGACGGCCGTGCCGAGTGTCGGTTACCATTTAGTAAACTGGAGTGGAGACTTCACCGGCACTGAAAACCCCATTAGCTTCAGCATGCCCGCAAGTGATGTCCATATCACCGCCAACTTTGCCATCGATACCTATACCGTAAGTTTCGACTCTACGGGCGGAAGTCCCGTCACCAGCCAGACACTTGATATCGGCTCGCTGGTAACTAGGCCGGCCAACCCCTCATGCAGCGGTTATGTCTTCGCTGGCTGGTATAAAGATGCTGATTGCACCGATGATTGGGACTTCGGCACAGATACGGTGAGTGATAATATCACCCTTTACGCCCGCTGGGCGGTCTTCGACCAAGGGATCGATGCTACCGGTAACTCTTTTTACATGTGGGACGGCTCGCTTGCCCAGACCTTCACCGCGGGCAGGACCGGGGGGCTCTATATGGTTTCCTGTTTCTTGTCAAACGGTTCTGCTTTTACACTGAATGTTGAAATCCAAGGAGTGACCGGCAGCAAACCAAACGGTACGGTACTTACATCTAGCACGGCTAACGTATCAGCCAGTCCAACTACCCAGCGATGGGTGGAAGTGGTATTCGCAACGCCATATCCGGTGACCGCCGGACAGCAATATGCCATCGTCTGGAAGAACCTTCCTTTCAGCGCGAACATCAATTTCTATTACTCAAAAACCGACGCATATACTGGAGGCGAAGCACTTGTGCTGAATGGCTCAAGTTGGGAAAGCGCAACCGGTCCAGACTTCGTTTTCCGTACGTTCATCCTCTCAAGCCCGGGCATCAGCGTGAGCCCTACTTCTGGACTGGTGACTACTGAATCCGGCGGCACGGCTTTCTTCACTGTTCGTCTTGGCAGTGAGCCCACAACGGATGTGACTATTGCGCTATCCAGCAGCGATACTTCAGAGGGTGCGGTGTCCCCCGCGAGTCTGACCTTCACCCCAGCCAACTGGGATACGCCACAGGTGGTGACCGTGACAGGGGTGGATGATACGACAATAGATGGTGAGGTTGCCTACCAGATAATTACTGCCACGGCAGTTTCCACCGATCCTGCCTATAACGGGCTTAACCCAGCGAATGTAAGCGTCACCAATACCGATAACGACCTCCCGAGCTACGATTTGACCATCAATACTACCGGCAGCGGCTCGGTGATCCGAAACCCGAACCAGGCAGCCTATGAAGAAGATACATCCGTACAGCTTACGGCAGTTCCAGCTGTGGGCTGGCACTTCGTAGGCTGGACAGGTGACCTAACCGGCACCGATAACCCCAAGAGCGTCACTATGACCAGCAATAAAACCGTCACTGCTAGCTTTGCCATCGATACTTATACAGTGACCTTCGACAGCAACGGCGGAGGAACGCCTGACCCGACGAGTAAAACCGTAACCTACGGTTCCACCTACGGCGCACTGGCTACGGTAAGCCGGGGTGGCTACACCTTCGACGGTTGGTTCACCGCTGCTAGCGGCGGCACCGAGGTTACCGCTGCAACCTCGGTTGCCATCACTAGCCCACAGACTCTATATGCCCATTGGACGGCAAACAATGTTGCACCTGAGGCGGTTAATGACACCGCAATCGTCAACGAAGACAGCTCTGACAACATCATCAACGTCAAAGGCAACGATATCGACGTCGAGGGGAACACACTCACTGTAACAGCAGTTGGTGCCGCGGCTAATGGCACCGCCACCCTGGATACAGGAGTCGTAAAATATACTCCAACAACCAACTACTTTGGCGCTGACTCCTTTATTTATACTATCTCCGACGGCAACGGCGGCTTCGATACTGCTACCGTCAGCATCACGGTCAATTCGGTCAACGATCTGCCGACCATTTCAGATATCACCGACCAGACGATCAACGAGGACGCCAACACTGGTGCGCTGGCTTTCACAGTCGGTGATGTCGAGACCGCCGCCGGCAGCCTCACGCTAGGTGGCAGCTCCTCCAATACCGGGCTGGTACCAAATGCCAATATCGTCTTTGGTGGCAGTGGTGCCAATCGCACTGTCACCGTGACCCCCGTCGCCAACGGCTTTGGTACGGCTACGATAACCGTGACTGTCACCGATGCCAACAGTGGCACTGCCCAGGATACCTTTGTACTGACGGTCAATTCGGTCAACGATCTGCCAGCTTTATCTGGTACATTTGCCTCACAGACCGTAGACTACAGTGACCCCATCACAAGCGGCACTGTTATCGCCACTGATGTGGATTCTATGGAGCTTGAAATCAATGGCCTTCCCGCCAATGTAACTGCCTCAAGCCCGACAATCAGCGGTACTGGAACATGGACCGATCCAAGAGTCTACACATGGACCATAAGTGGACTAGCAGATGTGGCATCCGGATCGTGCCAAATCAAGGTAACTGATGGCTCAACACCTGTGAATGGCCCAACGATCACTGTGGACAAAGAGGACGCCACTATCTCATTCGATCCGAACAACATCGTTGCTAACTTGGTACACGAAGACGGTGGAGATAATTCAGCTTTTGTGTGGCATATAACTATTACTCAAGCCAATGATGGGCACCTCGGTGAGTTGAGTAAAATCGCGGCTGCAGACATCAGTCTGTCGTTTAAAGCTGTGGGAAGTGGAACTGGTTATACCATGACTGCAACTGACTTCAAACCATCAACTGGTATCGCAACATTCAATGTTCCAATCAGTGTGTTGAATGTTGAAACCTATACCGGTGAGGTGTCGCTTTCAAACAACTGGTTCAAAGCCATAACGGCTGAAAATGTTCTTGTCGTCTACGATCCAAGTCTTGGCTTCGCATCTGGCGGTGGCTGGTTCTATTGGCCAGGTACAACCGATAAGACCAACTTCGGCTTTACCATGAAATACAATAATAAAGGTCAGCAGGTCCAAGGTAGCCTCCTGCTCATCCGCCACATGCCCGATGGCTCAATCTATCGCATTAAAAGCAACGCACTTTACGGGTTGGCTTTGAATACAGTCACTGGAGTTGCGACCTTCAGTGGCAAGTGCACTTACTTATACCCCAATCCGATTCCTGGAGCTGACCCAATCAATGTCGGTGGTCAAGAGTTCATGATCTATGTCGACGACAACAATGACCCCGGTGACGGTATCGATCGGATCTGGTTCACAGTGCTTGGACAATCCTTCTCCCTGGATAATGGGAATAATCTAGCTGATGTGAGCGAGATCCAACCAATCGTCAGCGGCAACATCGTTGTCCCGCACATCGCCGCTGGACAATCGACCAATCCAACGGTGACATCGATTACCCCCAATATCGGAGTTAAAGGCGCAACAATAACTGTAGTTATTACAGGTACGGGTTTTACTGAAAATGTTAAAGTGAGTTTTGGATCAGGCATAACCGTCACTAATCTTGTGGTGAATAGCGATATTCAGATAACAGTCACTATCACCATCTCTTCTAAAGCTAAATCAGGCACTAGGGATGTGACAGTAACTACAGCTAGCGGCTCAGGTACTCTCGCTGAAACATTTACAGTTACCTAG